One segment of Primulina tabacum isolate GXHZ01 chromosome 6, ASM2559414v2, whole genome shotgun sequence DNA contains the following:
- the LOC142549498 gene encoding putative zinc metalloprotease EGY1, chloroplastic — translation MVALTSFSFRLTPLYGCNFRQKLQNNGAECYLCGKFVSERRRLSWKGKVGRWDFVIRSCYNSKNKRNDDIGVNSDRENKDNTNLATMTSSEKKSDDDSDDSAASMSSRPPTLSPVGQSYSNFQVDSFKLMELLGPEKVDPADVKIIKEKLFGYSTFWVTREESFGDLEEGILFLGNLRGKREDVFAKLQKQLAEVMGDKYNLFMVEEPNSEGPDPRGGPRVSFGMLRKEVSDPGQTTLWQYVIALLLFLLAIGSSVELGIASQISRLPPEVVKYFTDPNAVEPPDMQLLFPFVDSALPLAYGVLGVQLFHEVGHFLAAFPRKVKLSIPFFIPNITLGSFGAITQFKSILPDRKAKVDISLAGPFAGAALSFSMFTVGLMLSSNPAMAGDLVQVPSMLFQGSLLLGLISRAFLGYSSMHAATVSIHPLVIAGWCGLTTSAFNLLPVGCLDGGRAMQGAFGKSALVASGLATYTMLGLGVLGGPLSLPWGLYVLICQRAPEKPCLNDVTEVGTWRKTIFIMGIVLLVMTLLPVWDELAEELGIGLVTTL, via the exons ATGGTTGCTTTGACCAGTTTTAGCTTCCGTTTAACCCCTCTATACGGCTGCAATTTCCGGCAGAAACTTCAGAACAATGGTGCCGAATGTTATCTTTGCGGGAAATTTGTTTCAGAAAGGCGAAGATTATCTTGGAAGGGGAAAGTTGGGAGGTGGGATTTCGTTATTAGGTCGTGTTATAATAGTAAAAACAAAAGGAACGATGATATTGGTGTCAATAGTGATAGAGAAAATAAAGATAATACGAATTTGGCTACGATGACGTCATCTGAGAAGAAGTCTGATGATGATTCCGATGATTCGGCGGCTTCTATGTCTTCGCGG CCGCCAACTCTATCACCTGTTGGACAATCATACAGCAATTTCCAGGTTGACTCTTTTAAATTAATGGAACTTCTGGGGCCAGAAAAGGTTGATCCCGCTGATGTTAAGATTATTAAGGAGAAGCTTTTCGGCTATTCAACCTTTTGGGTAACTAGAGAAGAGTCTTTTGGCGATCTTGAAGAAGGCATTCTTTTTCTTGGCAACCTTAGGGGAAAGAGAGAGGATGTTTTTGCAAAACTTCAGAAGCAGCTAGCTGAGGTAATGGGAGATAAATACAACCTCTTCATGGTCGAGGAACCAAATTCTGAAGGACCAGATCCACGTGGTGGACCCCGCGTCAGCTTTGGCATGCTGCGGAAAGAGGTTTCGGATCCCGGCCAAACAACTCTTTGGCAATATGTGATTGCTCTTCTGTTGTTTCTTCTTGCCATTGGTTCCTCAGTGGAGTTAGGAATAGCATCTCAG ATAAGTAGACTTCCACCAGAGGTAGTTAAATACTTCACAGATCCAAATGCCGTTGAACCACCAGATATGCAACTCTTATTTCCGTTTGTTGACTCTGCTTTGCCTTTGGCTTACGGTGTGCTAGGGGTTCAGCTGTTTCAT GAAGTTGGACATTTTCTTGCAGCATTTCCTAGGAAAGTAAAACTGAGTATTCCTTTCTTTATTCCAAATATTACTCTTGGGAGCTTTGGAGCTATCACTCAG TTCAAGTCCATTCTTCCTGATCGAAAGGCAAAAGTAGATATTTCATTGGCTGGGCCATTTGCAGGAGCTGCATTGTCTTTCTCTATGTTCACTGTTGGCCTGATGCTTTCATCAAATCCAGCCATGGCAGGAGATTTGGTGCAGGTTCCCAGCATGCTTTTTCAAGGCTCTTTGCTTCTTGGGCTTATCAGCAGGGCCTTTCTTGGTTATTC GAGCATGCATGCCGCAACAGTCTCAATCCATCCTCTAGTGATTGCTGGCTG GTGCGGGCTGACAACGTCTGCATTTAATTTGCTCCCAGTTGGATGTCTTGATGGTGGAAGGGCTATGCAG GGAGCTTTTGGAAAAAGTGCCCTTGTTGCTTCTGGATTAGCAACTTACACTATGCTCGGGTTGGGAGTG CTCGGTGGACCCTTGTCGCTTCCTTGGGGATTATACGTCCTAATATGTCAG AGGGCTCCAGAGAAACCGTGCTTAAATGACGTAACAGAGGTAGGAACTTGGCGAAAAACGATTTTTATCATGGGTATTGTACTTTTAGTCATGACACTCCTGCCCGTGTGGGACGAGCTGGCGGAAGAGCTGGGCATAGGTCTTGTAACCACCCTTTGA